The nucleotide window GAGAGTGTGAGAACTGCTGGGATGAGAgtgcagagaaaaggaggaaataagcGCAAGCAAATTCAAGATAGTGACCGCGGAGCGCAATGCAAATCTCGAGTGCGATCGCAGGAAGGTAATGGTTCAACCGTCTTGTCCTGTGACTGACCGCAAGATGGGAGGTGTGGGCGTGGGGGAGCAGCGGGAAGAACTCTCCAGGCCTGCGGAGCAGGAATTGCCACGGAAGGAGGACAGGAGGCCAGAGGGCGAGATGGCGGCCAAGGGGCTTCCGTACCAGGTCCTCGGCCATGGACTGGGCCCCGATGTTGAGGGAGAGGCTGCTGAGCTGAGGCGGGTTCTGAAATTCACGATAGAAGGTCCCCAAGGAAGGATGTCGTCTTtagaaaaagctggtttaaagtcGATCATGACGAAGTCGTCCTGGGTATGGCCGCTACTGCCCTCGCTGGAGCCATCAGAGTGCAGGCCGCCCTGGAGAGATGTAGTCTCTGGGGAATCTGGCGGATTCTCCATGGGATCCGCATCCTCCAGCTCCAGGTTCTTGGGAGCAAACATGGCAAACGGTATGTCCAAACTGGTCAGGGTCACCTGGTTGATGGGCTTGTTGACAAAAGCCTCCACTTTCCAGACAAAGATCGTCTCCAAGACATCGTGGGGGGAGGCCCGTCCTTCGCTGCTGTTTGATACAGTTTTAGGGTCCTCACTGCTGGATGGTGTGGCGGTGCCATCCAGCAGAGGAGTGTCTGGCACAGCCACAGATCTAGGGTGCCCATGCCACGAGATGTTGGGGTCCCCCTGCCGAGATGGAAATATTACCTCCTATACTGCAGTCCtatacttccttggtggctcagacggtaaagcatctgcctacaatgcacgagacctgggttcaatccccgggtcgggaagatttcctggagaaggaaatggcaatccacgccagtattcttgcttggaaaatcccatgaacggaggagcgtggtaggctacagtccatggggtcgcaaagagtcggacacgactgagggacttcactcaCTCTGGGTACCCATTTAAAGGACATCCCAGCTTGCCCAAATGGGGCCAGTTTAATAGTGTTTTCATGTTACTGCCTTGGGGATGATGTGAGCTTGAGCAACATTTATACAACAAAACCTAAATTCCCATTACAGATGAGACAATTGAGGCCTAGAGACTTCAAacagcagttttgttttgttttttaaaaagaaacaagagaccttTAGAGAGCTGGTTCTGTCCTCACTACTTTGAAGTCTTGGGGAGACTTCTCAATGTCTCTGAGTTTCACTCTCTTTACGTAATAAATGAGGAGAATGCTTATACCTGTCAGTGTCTCCAACCACAGATCACCCAAAATGCTCCTGTGCTAGTTGAACGAATCATACTCGTTACACCCCCTGGGAAACCACATGACTTCTCTTTAGGAGGATTTTAGGAAGAACTGACAAGATGTGGGCTTGTGTTAGGTTATTTTGGGGAGGGTTTCAGGAAGCTGGCTTTGCTCTGGATGTTGGTGAGAAGTGGGACTATTCTCTGACTGGATATCTTAACTCTCAGAAAGGAAGACTAGATAGAGGTTAGAGCTCACTGGGTCTAAGTAGCTGTCATTTAAGATAGGAAGTAGCTGTCATTCAAGATAGGAAGGTGCTCAGTCATACTGGTGCTTTGTGTAATTTAGCTACTTTTGTCTGTGCTCAAACTTGATTACTGAGTGGCTTATTTTGGTCTTAATCCAtctggcacttgtggtaaagaacccatctgccaatgcaggagacataagagatgtaggttccatccctgggtcgggaagattccctggaagagggcatggcccctcactccagtattcttgcctggagaatccccatggacagaggagtctggggtcacaaagaattggacatgactgaagcaacttagcacgcatcaTGGACACAGAAAGACCTTATCTTATGTTGAAGTTTTGTGAAATGTTTATGTTCAACAGGAGAGCATAAGGCCCACTGGGGTGCCCGGTCAGGTCTTAAAACTCAGaggttgtttttctctatctctATCAATCTCATAAAATTGTGGTGAGGATTGAAAAGATATTATCTCTGTTAAATGCTTTGTATAGGTTTTGACAAGAGTAACCTTTTAATGAATGTCAGATCTGATAAGAGTAATACTGTTAAAATCTGTTGCttagttattgtgaataattattaatttatgctgctgctgctgctaagtcacttctgtcatgtccgactctgtgcaaccccatagacggcagcccaccaggctcccccgtccctgggattctccaggcaagaacactggagcgggttgccatttccttctccaatgcatgaaagtgaaaagtgaaagtgaagtcgctcagtcgtctccaactgttcacgaccccatggactgcagcctaccaggctcctccgtccatgggatttgccaggcaagagtgctggattggggtgccattgtcttctcctaattattaatttataactGTTAATAAAAAATGATTTGGTATTAAGGAGAAAAGATTGGCTTCATAACTCACTATGttgctctgtgatcttgggccagtcacttcacctctctgaatcACAGATTCTTTCTTTGTGAACGAGGATGCTGGTGTCTGTTTTAAGCAATCCCCAGGTTtgggtactttaaaaaaataatttatttattttaattggagtctaattactttacaatattgtggtgatttttgagAACCATGTTGATTACGCTGCTAAAGTTCCTTGAACACCAGGGACTAAAGCAAAGTGTCTAGAAGCACACAGAGTTTTAGTTTCCTCTGCTCCTGACTGCTCTTTAAATTCTCTGTCGACTgtcataaagaaaggaaaaaatagcatTGATTGTTGTAGTGTCATCTTCTGGAAGTTTATGGTCAGAAAGTTCCCCCAGTGTCAGAGTGGAGTCAGAGTCTCTCTTTCAAACAGATCTCTTTCTTCCTCAGAGGTAACCAAAACCCCTCTTGCTTCAGTGAGTGATCTCACCCAGGTCCAGCCCTTTTCCCACCCTTACCTTTATCTGACCCTCTGATCAAAGGAGTCAAGTGTTAACTGTCACaattactcatttttttaaatggagtcttaccatgttttttttttcatagtaactttatatttttttaatttatttaatcattgcCTTAGATTTTatggttggtttctgctgtacaatagcagggagcccagcctggcactcattattattattattacaaaagaCTTTGACTTTACAGAGAAGGAATATATGTCTCTGGCTTCCATTGCTCTCAAGGCAACCCTGTGATATGAGCCGAAGGATCGCGTATAACACGTGAAGACAAAAGAAATTTCTGGCCCCAGGTCACAAAGTTATGcaaaggcagagctgggactcaaaATGAAATCCTCTGATCCAAAAGCCACTGGTGGGGAGACCAGAGTTGGGGGGAAGTTGCAGGCAATCTTCCAAAGTCCCCCATGGTACACTCAGGCAGGCAAGCTCTCCTGCTGGTGAAACAAagtgaggggcagggggtggtcaTACTGCGGAGACATGTCCTGCTCCTCTTATTCTCCTCTCCCCAGAAAAGCAGAGCCTGTGCCCAAGATAGACACGCTCTTCCCCATGACTCACCATCTGCCTGGACCACTGCCAGCTAAAGAGCTGGTGTCTGTCCAGTAGAGATGCTGCCACAATGGTTGCAGAAACCTTACCTGTGTCACATCTTCTAAAGTAGGTGGGGTTGAGGTGTGGGGGTGAAGGGCATTGATGCCCAGGTGTGAAGGGTCCTGCAGGAGGCTGCAAAGGAGGACCTGAGTTCACACACGGCTGTGCGCTTACCTGCCCGTTGGTCTGCTCTTCTCTGTTCACTGACGATCCATCACACGCCATGCACTGCTCTAGGTGCTGGGATGCTCTGTCAGTGACAAAGTGAGCAAAATTTGCACCTGTGGAGTCACAATCTGTTTTCACAAGACCCACAGGTGAGGTCGAGTTTCAGAAATGCTGATACTGGGGCATTTGGCCCCAAGAGGCAGCAGCAGGGGTTCTGGCCATGTGGGGAGATTACACATTGTACGAGCCTGACCTCAGCTCCTCCGCTTCCCCACTCGCCTTCTTGTCACCTGTATCCA belongs to Bos indicus isolate NIAB-ARS_2022 breed Sahiwal x Tharparkar chromosome 13, NIAB-ARS_B.indTharparkar_mat_pri_1.0, whole genome shotgun sequence and includes:
- the LOC109567711 gene encoding LOW QUALITY PROTEIN: autophagy-related protein 13-like (The sequence of the model RefSeq protein was modified relative to this genomic sequence to represent the inferred CDS: inserted 1 base in 1 codon); this translates as MTILFSDPSVSAALQPNFCLAFCKSPSKAKIINRFYISKSRFSETFVHGSCNTKNKNFKMEEDCMRICGSGIISWDCDSTGANFAHFVTDRASQHLEQCMACDGSSVNREEQTNGQDPSHLGINALHPHTSTPPTLEDVTQGDPNISWHGHPRSVAVPDTPLLDGTATPSSSEDPKTVSNSSEGRASPHDVLETIFVWKVEAFVNKPINQVTLTSLDIPFAMFAPKNLELEDADPMENPPDSPETTSLQGGLHSDGSSEGSSGHTQDDFVMIDFKPAFSKDDILPXGTFYREFQNPPQLSSLSLNIGAQSMAEDLVRKPLGRHLALWPPVLLPWQFLLRRPGEFFPLLPHAHTSHLAVSHRTRRLNHYLPAIALEICIALRGHYLEFACAYFLLFSALSSQQFSHSPVVCLMSSTC